The proteins below come from a single Caulobacter flavus genomic window:
- a CDS encoding response regulator, protein MTKPRDAVSAEQLATLSHEFRTPLNGVLGMARLLENTRLTAEQRSYVAALRESGDHLLSLVNDVLDFARLGATALELHLAPVAPEDLLRQVAELMSPRAHEKGVEIAWAVERGLPPLLADEGRLRQVLLNFAGNAVKFTEKGGVLISARDAGNGRVRFSVADTGPGVAPEAREKIFEAFVQTDPSHQAQLGGAGLGLAIVARLAAAMEGEAGVGEAAIGDGVGGADFWFEAPFERCAEAPPAPPLEGRFVAVVSPNPVVREAVGAQAIASGAWVRNLAGLDKVESLPDQTVLLVDAALAGPDRPLAAPAGRAAVALLTPDQRDLIPNLSKAGFSGYLIKPLRRASLVTRVLAAKPIDATLEALAAPAEAEDDRIAPAAAPGARVLLAEDNPINALLARTLLEREGCTVDRIASGDEAVAALSRGTYDLVFMDLRMPGLNGLEATRAVRAKGVDTPILALTADAFDEDRRQCLTAGMDDFLVKPLTPAALREALSRWTGPDRPRRWTNDATRAKVAG, encoded by the coding sequence ATGACCAAGCCTCGCGACGCCGTCTCCGCCGAACAGCTGGCCACCTTGAGCCACGAGTTCCGCACGCCCCTGAACGGGGTGCTGGGCATGGCGCGCCTCTTGGAAAACACCCGCCTCACCGCCGAGCAGCGCTCCTATGTCGCCGCCCTGCGCGAGAGCGGCGACCACCTGCTGAGCCTGGTCAACGACGTGCTGGACTTCGCGCGCCTGGGCGCCACGGCGCTGGAGCTGCACCTGGCCCCCGTCGCGCCCGAGGACCTGCTGCGCCAGGTGGCCGAGCTGATGAGCCCCCGCGCCCACGAGAAGGGCGTCGAGATCGCCTGGGCCGTCGAGCGCGGCCTGCCGCCGCTGCTGGCCGACGAGGGCCGCCTGCGCCAGGTGTTGCTGAACTTCGCCGGCAACGCCGTGAAGTTCACCGAAAAGGGCGGCGTGCTGATCAGCGCCCGCGACGCCGGGAACGGCCGCGTGCGCTTCTCGGTCGCCGACACCGGCCCGGGCGTCGCCCCCGAAGCCCGCGAGAAGATCTTCGAGGCCTTCGTCCAGACCGACCCGTCGCACCAGGCCCAGCTGGGCGGCGCGGGCCTGGGCCTGGCCATCGTCGCCCGCCTGGCCGCCGCCATGGAGGGCGAGGCCGGGGTCGGTGAAGCCGCCATCGGAGACGGCGTCGGCGGCGCAGACTTCTGGTTCGAGGCCCCGTTCGAGCGCTGCGCCGAAGCCCCTCCCGCCCCGCCGCTGGAAGGCCGGTTCGTCGCCGTCGTCTCGCCCAACCCCGTGGTCCGCGAAGCCGTGGGCGCTCAGGCCATCGCCAGCGGCGCCTGGGTGCGGAATCTGGCCGGCCTCGACAAGGTCGAGAGCCTGCCGGACCAGACCGTGCTGCTGGTCGACGCGGCCCTGGCCGGTCCCGATCGCCCGCTGGCCGCCCCGGCCGGCCGCGCCGCCGTGGCCCTGCTGACCCCCGACCAGCGCGACCTGATCCCCAATCTCTCCAAGGCCGGCTTCTCGGGCTACCTGATCAAGCCGCTGCGCCGCGCCTCGCTGGTGACCCGCGTGCTGGCCGCCAAGCCGATCGACGCGACGCTGGAGGCCCTGGCCGCGCCGGCCGAGGCCGAGGACGACCGCATCGCGCCGGCCGCCGCCCCCGGCGCCCGCGTGCTGCTGGCCGAGGACAATCCGATCAACGCCCTCCTGGCCCGCACCCTGCTGGAGCGCGAGGGCTGCACCGTCGACCGCATCGCCAGCGGCGACGAGGCCGTGGCCGCCCTGTCGCGCGGAACCTACGACCTGGTGTTCATGGATCTGCGCATGCCGGGCCTCAACGGCCTGGAAGCCACCCGCGCGGTCCGCGCCAAGGGCGTCGACACCCCGATCCTGGCCCTGACCGCCGACGCCTTCGACGAGGACCGCCGCCAGTGCCTGACGGCCGGCATGGACGACTTTCTCGTCAAACCCCTGACCCCCGCGGCCCTGCGCGAGGCCCTCTCGCGCTGGACCGGCCCCGACCGCCCGCGCCGCTGGACGAACGACGCGACGCGCGCCAAGGTCGCCGGCTGA